The proteins below are encoded in one region of Bremerella sp. P1:
- a CDS encoding protein-glutamate methylesterase/protein-glutamine glutaminase, whose translation MEPYTWGEIMVQSTLRVLVVDDSKLIQTLISDLLEEAADIEVIATASDGREAVKLARSLKPDVITLDVQMPKMDGLETLEAILSEQLIPVIMVSATTQLGGQITLEALDRGAIDYIAKPEGLKEAETTLRTELVRRIRMVANTDVDKVLTMRRERAEKRKERREKLGLSTESKAIPKRISAEQLPVSDKCIALGISTGGPPALASMFEVLPDSLPPMVIVQHMPANFTQAFAGRLNSLSRVNVKEAETGDVLQPGHAYLAPGGKHLEVIRNGAKGGKLLVRDGDFVSGHRPSVDVMMSSAVKVYQDRLLGVIMTGMGRDGSDGCGEIKAAGGYVLGQDEATSDVYGMNKVAFLAGNVDRQFSLDEAAATVTAQVRRLWGAAKVS comes from the coding sequence GTGGAACCATACACTTGGGGCGAGATAATGGTCCAAAGCACACTACGTGTACTCGTAGTTGATGACTCGAAATTGATTCAAACATTGATCTCGGATCTGTTGGAAGAAGCGGCTGATATTGAAGTGATCGCGACCGCGTCTGACGGACGTGAGGCCGTCAAATTGGCGCGCAGTTTGAAGCCGGATGTCATCACGCTCGACGTACAGATGCCCAAAATGGATGGGCTGGAAACGCTCGAAGCCATCCTTTCCGAGCAACTGATCCCAGTCATTATGGTTAGTGCCACTACGCAACTTGGTGGTCAGATTACGCTCGAAGCACTCGACCGTGGTGCAATCGATTACATCGCGAAGCCGGAAGGGCTGAAAGAAGCGGAAACAACACTTCGGACCGAGCTTGTCCGACGAATTCGCATGGTCGCCAATACCGACGTGGACAAAGTCCTCACGATGCGTCGTGAGCGTGCGGAGAAGCGAAAAGAACGCCGCGAAAAACTCGGACTGTCAACGGAGTCGAAAGCGATACCCAAACGAATCTCTGCGGAGCAGCTTCCGGTATCGGACAAATGCATCGCCCTGGGGATCTCGACTGGGGGCCCCCCTGCCCTGGCATCGATGTTCGAGGTCTTGCCCGACAGTCTTCCACCAATGGTGATCGTGCAGCACATGCCGGCCAACTTCACACAAGCATTCGCCGGCCGCTTGAATTCGCTCTCGAGGGTTAACGTCAAAGAAGCCGAAACCGGCGACGTCCTTCAGCCTGGACATGCTTACCTGGCCCCTGGCGGCAAGCACCTGGAGGTCATCCGCAACGGTGCCAAGGGAGGCAAGCTGCTGGTCCGGGATGGTGACTTTGTCAGTGGCCACCGACCGTCGGTCGACGTGATGATGTCGTCGGCCGTGAAGGTTTATCAGGATCGACTCTTAGGGGTCATCATGACAGGCATGGGACGCGATGGCTCGGATGGCTGCGGAGAAATCAAAGCCGCTGGCGGTTATGTGCTGGGACAAGACGAAGCGACCTCTGACGTTTACGGCATGAATAAAGTCGCCTTTCTCGCCGGCAACGTCGATCGCCAGTTCTCGCTCGACGAAGCCGCAGCGACAGTCACCGCCCAGGTTCGTCGCTTGTGGGGCGCCGCGAAAGTGTCTTAA
- the thiO gene encoding glycine oxidase ThiO, with protein sequence MVGGGVIGLSIAYELAGKGRQVLLVEKGQLGREASWAGAGLLPPANENEAWDPQEQLRGLSHRLFPEWSAQLKAETEIDNEFEITGGLYLARDPGEAASLRMACVHYEEEGVEVQRLDPQQVAERFPHLQSSHSMRDAVYLPGEAVVRNPRHLQALVQGCRNRGVRFLENTEVASWRFQGEELASVEVNGQEIFPGACCLATGAWSQLLTDQVLDQGNFSGRMQRPEIEPIRGQLVLLDAGERFFSSPINEGVRYIVPRRDGLVLVGATVEEVGFDKSNTAEAIEDLTQFAREWVPKLASAKRVKAWSGLRPASVDRIPYLGQLPGLSNVYLAAGHYRSGLHLSPATAAVMSQLMCGEKPQIDLQPFRVNRA encoded by the coding sequence GTGGTCGGAGGGGGGGTGATCGGTCTTTCAATAGCCTACGAACTTGCCGGAAAGGGTCGCCAGGTCTTGCTCGTCGAGAAAGGCCAGTTGGGGCGCGAGGCCTCATGGGCAGGAGCCGGCTTGCTGCCTCCCGCGAACGAGAACGAGGCCTGGGATCCTCAGGAACAGCTCCGCGGTCTGAGCCATCGGCTGTTCCCCGAGTGGTCGGCTCAGCTGAAAGCAGAAACGGAGATTGATAACGAGTTCGAGATCACCGGTGGCCTTTATCTTGCCCGCGATCCTGGCGAAGCGGCGTCACTCCGCATGGCCTGCGTGCACTACGAAGAGGAGGGGGTAGAAGTCCAACGGCTTGATCCCCAGCAAGTTGCCGAACGCTTTCCACATTTGCAGTCGAGCCATTCGATGCGGGACGCCGTATATCTGCCGGGCGAAGCGGTGGTGCGTAATCCGCGTCATCTTCAGGCACTTGTGCAAGGTTGCCGAAATCGCGGCGTTCGCTTTCTCGAAAACACGGAAGTCGCAAGTTGGCGATTTCAAGGGGAAGAACTTGCATCGGTCGAAGTGAATGGCCAAGAGATCTTTCCCGGAGCTTGCTGTCTGGCGACCGGGGCATGGTCACAACTGTTGACCGATCAGGTCCTTGATCAGGGGAATTTTTCAGGACGGATGCAACGTCCCGAGATCGAGCCGATTCGTGGACAGCTTGTCCTGCTTGATGCTGGCGAACGATTCTTCTCGTCGCCGATCAATGAAGGGGTTCGTTATATCGTGCCCCGCAGAGACGGCCTGGTGCTGGTTGGGGCGACGGTCGAAGAAGTTGGCTTCGACAAGTCGAATACAGCGGAAGCAATCGAAGACCTTACTCAGTTTGCTCGCGAGTGGGTGCCCAAGCTTGCCAGTGCCAAGCGAGTGAAAGCGTGGTCGGGGCTCCGACCTGCCAGCGTCGATCGGATTCCTTACCTGGGGCAATTGCCAGGCCTGTCCAACGTCTATTTGGCAGCAGGACACTATCGCAGCGGATTACATCTTTCTCCGGCAACCGCTGCGGTAATGAGCCAATTGATGTGCGGCGAGAAGCCACAGATTGATCTGCAGCCATTCCGCGTGAATCGTGCCTAA
- a CDS encoding glutaredoxin family protein: MSSDSPQLYVARIVLYTRQGCHCCENAESVVRKFVSDITLVDIDTDPELSQKFNTTVPVVEINGKVRFRGKVSPMLLKRTLEAEAKRVTEPAS; encoded by the coding sequence GTGAGCTCCGATTCCCCTCAACTGTATGTTGCTCGGATTGTTCTCTACACGCGGCAAGGGTGCCATTGCTGCGAAAACGCCGAGTCGGTGGTCCGAAAGTTCGTGTCGGACATTACGTTGGTTGATATCGACACCGATCCGGAACTGTCGCAGAAATTTAACACCACTGTGCCCGTGGTCGAAATAAATGGCAAAGTTCGCTTCCGCGGCAAAGTTTCACCGATGTTGCTCAAGCGGACGCTCGAGGCGGAAGCCAAGCGAGTTACCGAGCCAGCGTCATAA